A section of the Clostridium sp. TW13 genome encodes:
- the licT gene encoding BglG family transcription antiterminator LicT — protein sequence MNIRKILNNSLILAEDENKKEIIVMGKGLGFNSKVGDVLEKEKIEKIFVLKNETTMKEYVRLIEQTPSEYVEITNYIINYANRNLGKKLSDQLFITLIDHISYAIERYKKNITIQNRLIWEVKKFYPKEFEIGIYSVKYINEKLNIELLEEEAANIAFHIVNAQTDEGEMQNTLLTVKLLKAIFNIVQYNLGIKIDKDSINYSRFLTHLQFFIQRLLDGKIIESRDSFIFNQITKEYPVEFKCAKLIEEYIKNALDKEISYEELLYLTIHIVRINQK from the coding sequence ATGAACATAAGAAAAATACTTAATAATAGCCTGATTTTAGCAGAAGATGAAAATAAAAAAGAAATTATTGTTATGGGAAAAGGGCTTGGTTTTAATAGTAAAGTAGGAGATGTCTTAGAGAAAGAAAAAATTGAAAAAATATTTGTTCTTAAAAATGAAACTACTATGAAAGAATATGTTAGACTTATTGAACAAACTCCAAGTGAATATGTTGAAATAACCAATTATATTATAAATTATGCAAATAGAAATTTAGGTAAAAAGTTAAGTGACCAGCTTTTTATTACATTAATAGATCATATTTCGTATGCAATTGAGAGGTATAAAAAGAATATTACTATACAAAATCGTTTAATATGGGAAGTTAAAAAGTTTTATCCCAAGGAATTTGAAATTGGTATTTATTCAGTAAAGTATATCAATGAAAAATTAAATATAGAATTATTAGAAGAAGAAGCTGCCAATATAGCTTTTCATATAGTAAATGCTCAAACAGACGAGGGAGAAATGCAAAATACCTTACTAACTGTAAAACTTTTGAAAGCTATATTTAATATAGTTCAATATAATTTAGGAATAAAAATTGATAAGGACTCAATAAATTATTCGAGATTTTTAACTCATCTTCAGTTCTTTATACAGCGGTTGCTTGATGGAAAAATTATTGAATCAAGAGATAGTTTCATTTTCAATCAAATTACTAAGGAATATCCTGTAGAATTTAAGTGTGCAAAATTAATTGAAGAATATATTAAAAATGCATTAGATAAAGAAATTTCTTATGAGGAATTACTTTATTTAACAATCCATATAGTAAGAATAAATCAGAAATAA
- a CDS encoding beta-glucoside-specific PTS transporter subunit IIABC — protein MDYKKVGLQILQLVGGGENIRRLTHCATRLRFEFNDMSKVEVKKIGELPGVISVVDKGGQFQVVIGNEVQQAYRAIIHETGNLEGANKASNKDEKKEGIVSHLISIISTTFTPMIPAITGAGMIKALLAILTLTGVMTDKSQTYQILNMIADSAFYFMPVLLAYGAAIKFECSPILAMTLAGVLLHPTLAKFMAAGGPVHLFGIPVTLADYSGSVLPIIITVWVMSYIERFADKVSPSIIKFFTKPLIILLLTAPLALIVIGPIGTYLNDLVAAGAEFINSRASWLIPLLMGAFQPLLVVTGTAWAMTPIATMQLSTKGAEMINGPGMLASNIAQGAATVCVAVKSKNKNLKQLAGSAGITALIGITEPSLYGVTLKLKKPLIASMIGGGCAGIYAGITGLVRYAFVSPGLAALPVFIGKNPMNIVHALITCLIAFVVTFALTWILGFDDPIEENQLANEDRDSIDLFTEKNYDATKAINETFEVVSPLSGEIISLSEVNDDVFASGLLGQGVAIIPNEGIVCAPINGVVATVLESKHAVAIKGDNGVEMLIHVGIDTVNLEGKHYKTYVKEGDRINIGDKLLEFDADEIKKLGYDTVTPVIIINSDKYESIVGEKNKYISFGEKIITVK, from the coding sequence ATGGATTATAAAAAAGTAGGACTTCAAATTTTACAACTTGTGGGTGGAGGTGAGAATATAAGACGGTTGACTCATTGTGCCACAAGACTTCGATTTGAATTTAATGATATGTCTAAAGTTGAAGTGAAAAAAATTGGTGAGTTACCTGGAGTAATTAGCGTTGTTGATAAAGGTGGACAATTTCAAGTAGTTATTGGAAATGAGGTACAACAAGCTTATAGAGCAATAATTCATGAAACAGGAAATTTAGAAGGAGCTAATAAAGCATCAAATAAAGATGAAAAAAAAGAAGGGATAGTATCTCATTTAATTAGTATAATATCTACTACATTTACACCAATGATTCCCGCTATCACTGGGGCAGGTATGATAAAAGCTCTTCTTGCAATTTTAACATTAACTGGTGTAATGACTGATAAAAGTCAAACTTATCAAATATTAAATATGATTGCTGATTCAGCATTCTATTTCATGCCAGTATTATTAGCTTATGGAGCAGCAATAAAATTTGAATGTAGTCCAATTCTTGCAATGACATTAGCAGGAGTATTATTACATCCAACTTTAGCTAAGTTCATGGCAGCAGGAGGTCCAGTTCATTTATTTGGTATCCCTGTAACTTTAGCTGATTATTCAGGCTCAGTATTACCTATTATTATAACTGTATGGGTGATGTCTTATATTGAAAGATTTGCAGATAAAGTATCACCATCAATTATAAAATTTTTCACAAAACCACTAATAATATTATTACTTACAGCACCACTAGCATTAATTGTAATCGGACCAATTGGAACATATCTTAATGATTTAGTAGCTGCTGGAGCAGAATTCATAAACTCAAGAGCTAGCTGGTTAATTCCTTTATTAATGGGTGCATTCCAACCACTACTAGTAGTAACAGGAACAGCTTGGGCAATGACACCAATTGCAACTATGCAACTTTCAACTAAGGGTGCAGAAATGATCAACGGACCAGGAATGTTAGCTTCTAACATAGCACAAGGTGCAGCAACAGTATGTGTAGCTGTTAAATCTAAAAATAAGAACCTAAAACAATTAGCAGGATCAGCAGGTATTACAGCACTTATAGGTATAACAGAACCATCACTTTACGGAGTAACTTTAAAACTTAAAAAGCCGTTAATAGCATCTATGATAGGTGGTGGATGTGCAGGTATTTATGCAGGAATTACAGGGCTTGTACGTTATGCATTTGTATCACCAGGGCTTGCAGCACTTCCAGTATTTATAGGTAAAAATCCGATGAATATTGTTCATGCATTAATCACTTGTTTAATTGCTTTTGTAGTTACTTTTGCACTAACTTGGATTTTAGGATTTGATGATCCTATAGAAGAAAATCAATTAGCTAATGAAGATAGAGATTCAATTGATCTATTTACAGAAAAAAATTATGATGCTACTAAAGCTATAAATGAAACATTTGAAGTAGTTAGCCCATTATCAGGTGAGATAATTTCTTTAAGTGAAGTAAATGATGATGTATTTGCAAGTGGATTGCTAGGACAGGGAGTAGCTATAATTCCAAATGAAGGCATAGTATGTGCACCAATTAATGGTGTAGTTGCTACAGTACTAGAATCAAAACATGCAGTAGCAATTAAGGGAGATAATGGTGTGGAAATGTTAATACATGTAGGTATTGATACTGTGAATCTTGAAGGAAAACATTATAAAACTTATGTTAAAGAAGGAGATAGAATTAATATAGGAGACAAATTATTAGAATTTGATGCAGATGAAATAAAGAAATTAGGATATGATACTGTTACTCCAGTAATAATTATTAATTCAGATAAATATGAAAGCATAGTTGGAGAAAAAAATAAATATATATCATTTGGAGAAAAGATTATTACAGTTAAATAA
- a CDS encoding methyl-accepting chemotaxis protein produces the protein MKIRKLYSVGNKIMLQIIALVVSICCISSLLSYYKTKTNILNTMNDTLIERTKDSASSIEREFYHRQEQLNYIASLSEIQSMNWSLQQPLLLNEIKKWNYDGMFIMDTNGKGYYAATSEIKDQSKDSFFKTMKEKGSFITEPFIRKEQKESITTIVTPIKNNKNAIVGYLCGTIKLDDINKIVQSVKMGNDGYAFLLNSSGNFVAHQKMDVVINGTNFTNYFNKNSDKTISKNLQDILSKINSTTTSVEKLNLKDSSIFISHTQVKNTPWSVCLVVSQKDILSGISEIAVQQLILTILFIIVGIVISIFMRKYLSSEINNVKQYSSELSAYNLSYRGKVKTNNEFGQVIEALNSGVETLNSTIKEVKLNSNEICSSSEQIDLMLSEISSELETSAATTEEISASMEECNASLHEVNSTSQLISNNTKIMVNKANESVKLAKKIEEDATLIHSETTISKENIEKTYKNCSMKLKEALDKISIVENISSMTNSILDISEQTNLLSLNASIEAARAGEHGKGFAVVADEVRKLAEESSVTVINIQQNVDKALNAVKDLSSTSEELLSVVEKDILNDYKKLSDVALSYKSAGINVKHMASDFSDISGEISDSIDTIATNIEELTEAISVVSESSITIAENMNNINSKKESILNNSAENRSKSSKLSDLVNKFNL, from the coding sequence ATGAAAATAAGAAAACTTTATAGTGTTGGAAATAAAATAATGCTCCAAATAATAGCCTTGGTAGTAAGTATATGTTGCATATCCTCTCTACTATCATACTACAAAACAAAAACAAATATATTGAATACTATGAATGATACATTAATAGAGAGAACAAAAGATAGTGCATCTTCAATAGAAAGAGAATTCTATCATAGACAAGAACAATTAAATTATATTGCTTCATTATCAGAAATACAATCAATGAATTGGAGTTTACAACAGCCACTACTATTAAATGAAATAAAAAAGTGGAACTATGATGGAATGTTCATTATGGATACTAATGGAAAGGGATATTACGCTGCAACATCTGAAATCAAAGATCAATCCAAAGACAGCTTTTTTAAAACAATGAAAGAAAAAGGATCTTTTATTACTGAACCTTTTATTAGGAAAGAACAGAAAGAATCTATAACAACCATTGTTACCCCAATTAAAAATAATAAAAATGCTATAGTTGGTTATCTATGTGGTACTATAAAATTAGATGATATAAATAAAATTGTTCAGTCTGTAAAAATGGGCAATGATGGATATGCATTTTTATTAAATAGTTCTGGTAATTTTGTTGCACATCAAAAAATGGATGTTGTCATAAACGGAACTAATTTCACAAATTATTTTAATAAAAATTCAGATAAAACAATCAGTAAAAATCTTCAAGATATTTTAAGTAAAATAAATTCTACTACAACATCAGTTGAAAAACTTAATTTAAAAGACTCTAGTATTTTTATCTCTCATACTCAAGTAAAAAATACACCTTGGTCAGTATGCCTTGTTGTTTCTCAAAAAGATATTTTAAGTGGAATTAGTGAAATTGCAGTGCAACAATTAATTTTGACAATTCTATTTATAATTGTTGGCATAGTAATTTCTATATTTATGAGAAAATATCTTTCGTCAGAAATAAATAATGTAAAACAGTATTCATCAGAATTATCTGCATATAATTTGTCTTATAGAGGAAAAGTAAAAACTAATAATGAATTCGGACAAGTTATAGAGGCTTTAAATTCAGGGGTTGAAACATTAAACTCAACAATCAAAGAAGTTAAGCTTAACAGTAATGAAATATGCTCTAGCAGTGAACAAATAGATTTGATGTTATCTGAAATTTCCTCTGAACTAGAAACATCAGCAGCAACAACAGAAGAAATATCAGCTAGTATGGAAGAATGTAATGCCTCCTTGCATGAGGTTAACTCAACTTCACAGTTAATAAGTAATAACACGAAAATTATGGTAAACAAAGCTAATGAAAGTGTTAAACTGGCAAAAAAAATTGAAGAGGATGCAACTCTCATCCATTCTGAAACTACTATATCAAAAGAGAATATTGAAAAAACCTACAAAAATTGCAGTATGAAATTAAAAGAGGCATTAGATAAAATCTCAATCGTTGAGAATATATCCTCAATGACAAATAGCATATTAGATATTTCAGAACAAACTAATTTGCTTTCTCTTAATGCATCAATAGAAGCCGCAAGAGCCGGAGAGCATGGAAAAGGTTTTGCTGTTGTAGCAGATGAAGTAAGAAAATTAGCTGAGGAATCATCTGTTACTGTTATCAACATACAACAAAATGTAGATAAAGCTTTAAATGCTGTCAAAGATCTATCTAGCACTTCAGAAGAGTTGTTATCAGTAGTAGAAAAAGATATATTAAATGATTATAAAAAATTGAGTGATGTTGCATTATCTTACAAATCAGCAGGAATTAATGTTAAACATATGGCATCAGACTTCTCAGATATTTCAGGTGAAATTTCTGATTCAATAGACACTATTGCTACTAATATTGAAGAACTTACAGAAGCTATTTCTGTTGTTTCTGAATCTTCAATCACTATAGCAGAAAATATGAACAACATTAATTCAAAGAAAGAATCTATATTAAATAACTCTGCAGAAAATAGGAGCAAATCTTCTAAGTTGTCTGACTTAGTAAACAAGTTTAACCTATAG
- a CDS encoding ABC transporter ATP-binding protein, which yields METIIKVKNLSKSFGNVKAVNDISFEVQKGELFGFLGVNGAGKSTTINMICTLAQKTSGNVQVCGMELGKKDKEIRNKIGVVFQENSLDGLLTVKQNLISRAYLYESNTKKIKKNLDNVCEILKIGDLLNRPFKELSGGQKRSCDIARALMNTPEILFLDEPTTGLDPKTRQNLWNSIEYLRKEMKMTVFLTTHYMEEAAKAQHISVMDAGRIVASGTPFKLKEEYSMDKLKVEPANKETVKSILKSNSIKYKEDTNRLNIEIPNSLFAISLLEKLQQHINSFEVVQGTMEDAFLNITGKSLREA from the coding sequence ATGGAAACTATAATAAAGGTTAAAAATTTGAGTAAAAGTTTTGGTAATGTAAAAGCAGTTAATGATATTAGTTTTGAAGTACAAAAAGGAGAATTGTTTGGCTTCTTAGGGGTTAATGGTGCTGGTAAATCTACAACCATAAATATGATCTGCACCCTAGCACAAAAGACTTCAGGCAATGTACAAGTGTGTGGGATGGAACTTGGAAAGAAAGATAAGGAAATAAGAAATAAAATAGGAGTGGTGTTTCAAGAAAATTCTTTAGATGGATTATTAACTGTAAAACAAAATCTAATTTCAAGAGCCTATTTATATGAAAGCAATACAAAAAAGATAAAAAAGAATTTGGACAACGTATGTGAGATATTAAAAATAGGAGATTTGTTAAATAGACCTTTTAAAGAGTTATCTGGTGGACAGAAGAGAAGTTGCGATATAGCAAGAGCACTTATGAATACTCCAGAAATTTTGTTTTTGGATGAGCCAACTACAGGGCTTGATCCTAAAACTCGTCAGAATTTATGGAATAGTATAGAGTATTTAAGAAAAGAAATGAAAATGACTGTATTTTTAACAACTCACTATATGGAAGAGGCAGCAAAAGCACAACATATTTCTGTTATGGATGCAGGGAGAATTGTAGCTAGTGGAACTCCGTTTAAATTAAAAGAAGAGTATTCTATGGATAAGCTAAAAGTGGAACCAGCTAATAAGGAGACGGTAAAAAGTATTTTGAAATCAAATAGCATTAAATATAAGGAAGACACTAATAGATTGAATATAGAGATCCCTAATAGCCTATTTGCAATATCTTTGCTTGAAAAACTTCAACAGCATATAAATTCTTTTGAGGTAGTACAAGGAACAATGGAAGATGCATTTTTAAATATTACAGGAAAGTCATTAAGGGAGGCTTAG
- a CDS encoding glycoside hydrolase family 1 protein has product MIYTNTKDFPKSFLWGASTSAYQVEGAWNEDGKSPSIIDMCNHPEGTADFKIASDHYHRYKEDVKLFAEMGLKAYRFSIAWTRIIPYGVGEINEKGINFYNDLIDELIKNNIEPIVTMYHFDLPYVLEQKGGWGNRDTINAFLGYAKVLFERFGSKVKYWLTINEQNTMILHPGAIGTPKGSTLPSKKELYKQNHHMLLAQALTMKLCHEMCANGKIGPALNTTAMYQDTSNPDDAIAAHNWESIRCWNFLDVAVKGVYNPLAWSYLVDRKLAPTIQDGDMEILKNGKPDFVAINYYSTATIAASKNDASDVSARAGDQQIMLGEQGVYRATENPYVGKTKYGWVVDPVGLRMTLRKVYERYNLPILITENGIGAPDVLEEDDIVNDDYRIEYIKKHLEQLQLAITDGVDVMGYCPWSAIDVVSTHQGYGKRYGFIYVDRDEFDLKDLRRIKKKSFYWYKNVIVTNGSDLA; this is encoded by the coding sequence ATGATTTATACTAATACAAAAGATTTTCCTAAAAGCTTTTTATGGGGAGCATCAACTTCAGCATATCAAGTTGAGGGGGCATGGAATGAAGATGGAAAAAGTCCTTCAATAATAGATATGTGTAATCATCCTGAGGGAACAGCAGATTTTAAAATAGCAAGTGATCATTATCATAGGTATAAAGAAGATGTGAAATTATTTGCAGAAATGGGATTAAAGGCGTACCGCTTTTCAATTGCATGGACCAGAATTATCCCTTATGGAGTAGGAGAAATAAATGAAAAAGGAATTAATTTTTATAATGATTTAATTGATGAATTAATTAAAAATAACATAGAGCCAATAGTTACTATGTATCATTTTGATTTACCATATGTGTTAGAGCAAAAAGGTGGATGGGGCAATCGTGATACCATTAATGCGTTCTTAGGATATGCTAAAGTTTTATTTGAACGTTTTGGTTCCAAGGTTAAGTATTGGCTAACAATAAATGAGCAAAACACAATGATTCTTCATCCAGGAGCTATAGGAACTCCAAAAGGTTCTACATTACCTAGTAAAAAAGAGTTGTATAAACAAAATCATCATATGCTCTTAGCTCAAGCATTGACTATGAAGTTATGTCATGAAATGTGTGCTAATGGGAAAATTGGTCCAGCACTTAATACAACAGCGATGTATCAAGATACATCTAATCCGGATGATGCTATAGCTGCTCATAATTGGGAATCTATACGATGCTGGAATTTTTTAGATGTTGCAGTAAAAGGAGTATATAATCCTTTAGCATGGAGTTATCTAGTAGATAGAAAATTAGCTCCAACTATACAAGATGGGGACATGGAAATTTTGAAAAATGGGAAACCAGATTTTGTAGCTATTAATTATTATTCCACAGCAACTATAGCTGCAAGTAAAAACGATGCGTCTGATGTAAGTGCGAGAGCAGGAGATCAGCAAATAATGCTAGGAGAGCAAGGTGTTTATCGAGCTACTGAAAATCCATATGTAGGAAAAACAAAATATGGATGGGTTGTGGATCCAGTAGGTTTAAGAATGACTCTTAGAAAAGTATATGAAAGATATAACTTGCCTATTTTAATTACTGAAAATGGAATAGGTGCACCTGATGTATTAGAAGAAGATGATATAGTAAATGATGATTATAGAATTGAATACATAAAAAAGCACTTAGAGCAATTACAGTTAGCTATAACAGATGGCGTTGACGTGATGGGATATTGCCCTTGGTCAGCAATTGATGTTGTAAGTACACATCAAGGTTATGGTAAGCGTTATGGGTTTATTTATGTAGACAGAGATGAATTTGATTTAAAGGATTTAAGAAGAATTAAGAAAAAGAGTTTTTACTGGTATAAAAATGTTATAGTAACTAATGGTAGTGATTTAGCTTAA